In Canis lupus baileyi chromosome X, mCanLup2.hap1, whole genome shotgun sequence, one DNA window encodes the following:
- the ZNF449 gene encoding zinc finger protein 449, with the protein MAVALGCAIQASLNQGSVFQDYDADCEVFRQRFRQFQYKEAAGPHEAFNKLWELCCQWLKPKMRSKEQILELLVLEQFLTILPTEIETWVREHCPENRERVVSLIEDLQRELEIPEQQIDRQEMLLEELAPVGTAHVAPNIHLESPSLQVMGPAPEAPVAEAWIPQAGLQELDYGAAEDCQPFLDPGYPIPKLDVSFPLEPREEVWVKELQDSKEMKQLLDSKIGFEIGIENEEDTSKQKKLENMYPFIVTLEGNALHGPILQKDYVQLENQWESPPEDLQADLTKLIDPQNPPAGEKPENPNVEEPLNPRPQKKKSPGEKPHRCPQCGKCFARKSQLTGHQRIHSGEEPHKCPECGKRFLRSSDLYRHQRLHTGERPYECTVCKKRFTRRSHLIGHQRTHSEEETYKCLECGKSFCHGSSLKRHLKTHSGEKPHRCHSCGKSFSRLTALTLHQRTHTEERPFKCNYCGKSFRQRPSLVIHLRIHTGEKPYKCSHCSKSFRQRAGLIMHQVTHFRGLL; encoded by the exons ATGGCTGTGGCCCTGGGTTGTGCAATCCAGGCCTCCTTGAATCAGGGCTCCGTGTTTCAAGACTATGATGCTGACTGTGAAGTCTTCCGCCAGCGCTTCAGGCAGTTCCAGTACAAAGAAGCAGCCGGGCCTCATGAAGCTTTCAACAAACTCTGGGAGCTTTGTTGTCAATGGCTGAAGCCAAAGATGCGTTCTAAGGAGCAAATATTGGAGCTGCTAGTGTTGGAGCAGTTCCTAACCATCCTGCCCACGGAGATAGAGACCTGGGTGAGGGAACATTGTCCAGAGAATAGAGAAAGAGTTGTGTCACTGATAGAAGACTTACAGAGAGAACTTGAGATACCAGAGCAGCAG ATCGATAGGCAGGAAATGCTCTTGGAGGAGCTGGCACCAGTGGGAACGGCACATGTAGCGCCCAACATCCACCTGGAGTCACCCTCACTGCAAGTGATGGGACCTGCCCCAGAAGCCCCAGTGGCAGAGGCCTGGATCCCACAGGCGGGGCTGCAGGAGTTGGACTATGGTGCCGCTGAGGATTGCCAGCCCTTCCTGGACCCTG GATATCCAATACCAAAGCTTGACGTGAGCTTTCCATTGGAGCCTCGGGAAGAGGTGTGGGTGAAGGAACTACAAGATTCCAAAGAAATGAAGCAGTTACTTGATTCCAAGATTG GTTTTGAGATTGGGATAGAAAACGAAGAAGAtacttcaaaacagaaaaaactgGAGAACATGTATCCATTCATTGTCACTCTAGAGGGGAATGCTCTCCACGGTCCCATTTTGCAAAAGGACTATGTACAGTTAGAAAATCAATGGGAGAGCCCCCCAGAGGATTTGCAGGCAGATTTAACAAAACTGATAGATCCCCAGAACCCCCCTGCTGGAGAGAAGCCTGAGAATCCCAACGTGGAAGAACCTCTCAACCCCAGGCCCCAGAAGAAAAAGAGTCCAGGAGAAAAACCTCACCGATGCCCTCAGTGTGGAAAATGTTTCGCTCGGAAGTCACAACTTACAGGGCACCAGAGAATTCATTCAGGGGAGGAACCTCATAAGTGTCCCGAGTGTGGAAAAAGATTCCTTCGTAGTTCAGACCTTTATAGACACCAACGGCTGCACACAGGGGAGAGGCCCTATGAATGCACTGTGTGTAAGAAGCGATTCACTCGGCGCTCACACCTCATAGGGCACCAGAGAACCCATTCTGAAGAAGAGACTTACAAATGCCTTGAGTGTGGGAAAAGCTTTTGTCATGGATCAAGTCTCAAAAGACATCTGAAAACTCATTCTGGGGAAAAACCTCACCGATGTCACAGTTGTGGTAAAAGTTTTAGTAGACTGACAGCTCTGACTTTACATCAGAGAACTCACACAGAAGAGAGACCTTTTAAATGCAATTATTGTGGGAAAAGCTTTAGACAGAGACCAAGCCTTGTTATTCATTTAAGAATTCATACAGGGGAAAAGCCATACAAGTGCAGTCATTGTTCTAAAAGCTTCAGGCAGAGGGCAGGCCTTATTATGCACCAAGTCACTCACTTTAGAGGACTTCTTTAA